One region of Gouania willdenowi chromosome 13, fGouWil2.1, whole genome shotgun sequence genomic DNA includes:
- the polr1g gene encoding DNA-directed RNA polymerase I subunit RPA34: MPKNVSSSSSEEEETDAPPAESRIKENVRYQCPSDFVTFCHEPCRSTWTKSLKDDNSELWLIKAPTGFNPESFQGVKVALSGLQTFRIPSDGGQKKIYNILASNHSPSELRLLTANCRPSKPMVLGPAFSGLVNVCESYEDGSAERMPHVIPAAPPPSIPVVLKRRVQTPPALSEVDGNATTEENKKNRKKRKKEKRLQEAEEGVTVKQEVEEVLMEGEKTRRRKKKKKKEREEVGVGQCVEVKEEQVSVKSEPLDSSYGDVTENYDKKKKKKKKKSKHNDD; encoded by the exons ATGCCGAAAAACGTTTCATCTTCGTCCagcgaagaagaagaaaccgATGCTCCTCCCGCCGAATCAAGAATTAAAGAAAACG TAAGATACCAGTGTCCCTCTGACTTTGTGACGTTCTGCCACGAGCCATGTCGCAGCACGTGGACGAAAAGCCTGAAGGACGACAACAGCGAGTTATGGCTCATCAAAGCTCCCACAGGCTTCAACCCTGAGAg ttTCCAGGGGGTGAAGGTGGCGCTCTCAGGACTGCAGACCTTCAGGATTCCCTCTGACGGGGGTCAGAAAAAGATCTACAACATCCTGGCATCCAATCACAGCCCATCAGAACTCCGCCTCCTCACCGCCAACTGCCGACCATCCAAACCCATGGTGTTAGGCCCCGCCTTCTCAGGTCTGGTGAACGTGTGTGAGAGCTATGAGGACGGCAGTGCTGAGCGCATGCCACACGTCATCCCAGCGGCTCCGCCTCCTTCCATCCCAGTGGTACTCAAGCGTAGAGTCCAGACGCCCCCCGCCCTCAGCGAGGTGGACGGGAACGCCACCACggaggaaaacaagaagaacaggaagaaaaggaagaaagaaaagagaCTCCAGGAGGCGGAGGAAGGCGTGACggtgaaacaggaagttgagGAAGTTCTGATGGAGGGCGAgaagacgaggaggaggaagaagaagaagaaaaaagagaggGAGGAGGTAGGAGTAGGACAGTGTGTGGAGGTGAAGGAGGAGCAGGTCAGTGTGAAATCTGAACCATTGGACTCATCGTACGGTGACGTTACGGAAAACTAcgacaaaaagaagaagaaaaagaagaagaaaagcaaacaTAATGATGACTAA
- the irf2bp1 gene encoding interferon regulatory factor 2-binding protein 1, which yields MSSPSSSSRRQWCYLCDLPKMPWTVVWDFSEVVCRGCVNYEGANQIEFLIASVRQLKRTHGVQDGGVRSSPGPPSSKHRSEQAVEGGRQHAERYERGSSRESTAARVPPNGLHRDGPPPPEVNRQSPSGSRRPMLGAAIPPSLVGQSIAGIPHGLLTGIPAGLTARTAPMSSPMIFPAPVLAEMSRRHLGIGMGIPPFITPELERELSSTQSQNQPKAQSQAHTAASGTKNTGLTSSSFSMAGGVSQTSPKPASSPARQPRPLTSRSGAELLGSSSSAEAATTAAALPHSGASELGSASNNSSNSTGNTLSCTLCHERLEDTHFVQCPSVPGHRFCFPCTRVYIQSRRGDGEVYCPSGDRCPLDNSPNSPPWAFMQGEVSTILGTGAPGAPSAAPPAAGSAPAATSGGGGAAATSGAAAGSSADVTVKKERET from the exons ATGTCGTCgccgtcctcctcctccaggcGCCAGTGGTGCTACCTGTGCGACCTGCCCAAGATGCCCTGGACTGTGGTGTGGGACTTCAGCGAGGTGGTCTGCCGCGGCTGTGTCAACTACGAGGGGGCGAACCAGATCGAGTTCCTGATCGCCAGCGTCCGGCAGCTGAAGCGGACTCACGGGGTGCAGGACGGCGGCGTCCGCTCTTCTCCCGGTCCTCCGTCCAGTAAGCACCGGAGCGAGCAGGCGGTGGAGGGCGGTCGGCAGCACGCGGAGCGCTACGAGCGGGGGTCGAGCCGGGAGTCCACGGCGGCCCGTGTGCCCCCCAACGGGCTGCACCGGGACGGACCGCCACCCCCGGAGGTGAACCGTCAGAGCCCCAGCGGCAGTAGGAGACCCATGCTGGGGGCCGCCATCCCTCCCAGCCTGGTAGGCCAGAGCATCGCGGGCATCCCCCACGGGCTGCTGACGGGGATCCCCGCGGGTTTGACGGCCCGGACAGCACCCATGAGCTCCCCCATGATCTTCCCCGCCCCCGTGCTGGCCGAGATGAGCCGCAGACACTTGGGCATCGGGATGGGCATCCCCCCCTTCATCACCCCGGAGCTGGAGCGGGAGCTGAGCTCGACCCAGAGCCAGAACCAGCCCAAAGCCCAGAGCCAGGCCCACACGGCGGCCTCCGGCACTAAGAACACCGgcctcacctcctcctccttctccatgGCCGGGGGTGTGAGCCAGACCAGCCCCAAGCCCGCCTCGTCCCCAGCCCGCCAGCCGCGGCCCCTCACTTCCAG GTCCGGGGCCGAGCTGCTGGGGTCTAGCTCCTCAGCGGAGGCGGCCACCACGGCTGCGGCTCTGCCCCACAGCGGCGCCTCGGAGCTGGGCTCAGCCtccaacaacagcagcaactcCACCGGAAACACTCTGTCCTGCACCCTGTGTCACGAGAGGCTGGAGGACACACACTTTGTCCAGTGTCCGTCAGTGCCAGGCCACAG GTTCTGCTTCCCCTGTACCCGGGTCTACATTCAGAGTAGACGAGGTGACGGTGAGGTCTACTGTCCCAGTGGGGACCGCTGTCCACTGGACAACTCCCCCAACAGCCCCCCCTGGGCCTTCATGCAGGGGGAGGTGTCCACCATACTCGGCACCGGAGCGCCGGGAGCTCCATCGGCAGCGCCGCCCGCTGCAGGCTCCGCCCCCGCAGCCACATCAGGAGGAGGCGGAGCGGCGGCAACATCTGGAGCAGCTGCAGGAAGTTCAGCAGATGTTACCGTCAAGAAGGAGAGGGAGACGTGA